A genome region from Hevea brasiliensis isolate MT/VB/25A 57/8 chromosome 7, ASM3005281v1, whole genome shotgun sequence includes the following:
- the LOC110640461 gene encoding serine/threonine protein phosphatase 2A 57 kDa regulatory subunit B' theta isoform-like gives MIKQILGRLPRKPSKSSENREFGGPSAPSNTSITSRSSDLVNNRPVTLNNASPPASDSASYLGYGHGSKPTQALSPKLNGNSVISPYEPLPGFKDVPNSEKQNLFIRKLKLCCVVFDFNDPTKNLKEKDIKRQTLVELVDYVTSANWKFSETVIEESIKMVSVNLFRSLTPQPRENKVLEAFDLEEEEPLMDPAWPHLQIVYEFFLRFVASPETDAKLAKRYIDHSFVLKLLDLFDSEDPREREYLKTILHRIYGKFMVHRPFIRKAINNIFFRFIFETEKHNGIAELLEVLGSIINGFALPLKEEHKLFLVRALIPLHKPKCLPMYHQQLSYCITQFVEKDCKLADTVIRGLLKYWPITNSSKEVMFLGELEEILEATQPAEFQRCMVPLFHQIARCLSSSHFQVAERALYLWNNDHIENLIRHNRKIILPIIFPALEKNGRNHWNQLVQSLTVNVRKIFADIDPELFEECLKQFEEEEAKADDLKAKHEATWKCLEEIAAKKAASSEAVHVPHTVPTLTTSG, from the exons ATGATCAAGCAAATACTTGGTAGGCTTCCACGGAAGCCATCTAAATCATCTGAGAATCGTGAATTTGGTGGTCCATCTGCACCTTCAAATACTTCCATTACTTCTAGGAGCAGTGATCTTGTGAATAATAGGCCTGTCACTTTAAACAATGCATCTCCTCCGGCCTCTGACTCTGCTTCATATTTAGGTTATGGTCATGGCAGTAAACCTACCCAGGCTTTGAGTCCAAAACTGAATGGCAATTCAGTAATTAGTCCTTATGAGCCATTGCCAGGATTTAAGGATGTCCCCAATTCTGAGAAGCAGAATTTGTTTATTAGAAAGCTGAAATTGTGTTGTGTGGTATTCGACTTCAATGATCCAACTAAGAATTTGAAAGAAAAGGACATCAAGCGCCAGACATTGGTGGAGCTTGTGGATTATGTAACTTCTGCAAATTGGAAGTTCTCAGAAACTGTCATCGAAGAAAGTATAAAGATGGTATCTGTGAATTTATTTAGGTCACTTACTCCACAACCCCGTGAGAATAAGGTTTTAGAAGCCTTTGATCTGGAAGAGGAGGAACCCTTGATGGACCCTGCATGGCCTCACttgcaaattgtgtatgaattcttTCTGAGGTTTGTTGCATCTCCTGAGACAGATGCAAAGTTGGCTAAGAGGTACATTGATCACTCTTTTGTTCTCAAGTTGTTAGATCTCTTTGATTCTGAGGATCCAAGGGAGAGGGAGTACCTGAAGACAATTCTACATCGCATCTATGGGAAGTTTATGGTTCATCGCCCATTTATCAGGAAGGCTATTAACAACATCTTCTTCCGTTTTATTTTTGAAACAGAGAAACATAATGGGATTGCAGAACTTTTAGAGGTTTTAGGGAGTATAATCAATGGgtttgctctgcctctaaaagaAGAACATAAATTGTTCCTTGTTCGGGCACTAATCCCCCTTCATAAACCAAAGTGCTTACCTATGTACCATCAGCAGTTATCATACTGCATTACACAGTTTGTGGAAAAAGACTGCAAGCTTGCAGACACTGTTATAAGGGGTTTATTGAAGTACTGGCCTATCACTAATAGTTCCAAGGAGGTGATGTTCCTAGGTGAGCTGGAGGAAATCTTAGAAGCGACCCAGCCAGCAGAATTTCAAAGATGTATGGTACCCCTGTTCCATCAGATAGCTCGTTGCTTGAGCAGTTCACACTTCCAG GTGGCAGAAAGGGCTTTGTACTTGTGGAACAATGATCATATTGAGAATTTAATCAGACACAACCGAAAAATTATACTGCCCATAATCTTCCCTGCCTTGGAAAAGAATGGACGTAACCATTGGAATCAGTTGGTCCAGAGCTTAACTGTTAATGTTCGCAAGATCTTTGCTGATATTGATCCTGAGCTGTTTGAAGAGTGCTTAAAGCAGTTTGAAGAAGAGGAAGCAAAGGCTGATGATCTGAAAGCGAAACATGAAGCCACATGGAAGTGCTTAGAAGAGATTGCTGCAAAAAAAGCTGCAAGTAGTGAAGCAGTGCATGTTCCCCACACTGTACCCACCCTAACAACTTCAGGCTAG
- the LOC110640472 gene encoding stemmadenine O-acetyltransferase-like, with protein sequence MQSATPYYLTPAEFQGKCSRSSIRIPIQIEKAMAMKVEIIHKETIKPSSPTPPDLKTVKLSLLDQFTPVSYIPLILFYPACAERSQMLKTSLSETLTLWYPLAGRLKDNAYVECEDQGAEYLEARINCPLSEFLNKPDVEVLKQLLPAAVETPEAATGNLLRVQTTFFDCGGLAIGVCISHKMADAATVMTFIRSWAATANGSSELVRPLFMGASTFPPIDMSIPMVPVKLMQRKCITKRFVFSGSKIAALRTKVASTSVPKPSRVEAVSGLIWKGVMTAVRSNSGCFRPSVWAFSVNLRKRLVPALAENYSGNCVVGFIGPKIMEDKELELQGLVGRISKEMDKFGENYAKKLQVKGALLAIREFSKEFGEIATSDNIDFYICSSWCKYGIYDTDFGWGRPIWVSKTSRKVRNVAILMDTSDGDGIEAWLTLSEEDMALLESNQELLEFAALNPSVPLS encoded by the coding sequence ATGCAAAGTGCAACCCCTTATTATCTAACCCCTGCAGAATTCCAAGGCAAGTGTTCAAGATCATCCATCCGAATACCAATTCAGATTGAGAAGGCTATGGCAATGAAAGTTGAGATCATTCACAAAGAAACCATCAAACCTTCTTCTCCAACCCCACCTGACCTCAAAACCGTCAAGCTTTCTCTTCTGGATCAGTTCACTCCTGTTTCTTATATACCACTAATTCTCTTTTACCCTGCATGTGCTGAAAGATCACAAATGCTAAAGACATCGTTATCTGAAACCTTAACTCTCTGGTACCCACTTGCGGGCAGGCTCAAAGATAATGCCTATGTAGAGTGTGAAGATCAAGGAGCCGAATATCTTGAAGCTCGCATCAATTGTCCTCTCTCAGAGTTTCTCAACAAACCTGACGTAGAGGTGCTAAAGCAATTACTGCCTGCGGCTGTAGAAACTCCTGAAGCAGCAACAGGTAATCTTTTACGTGTCCAAACCACTTTCTTTGACTGCGGTGGCTTGGCAATTGGAGTTTGTATCTCGCACAAGATGGCTGATGCAGCCACAGTAATGACATTCATCAGGAGCTGGGCTGCAACAGCTAATGGCTCAAGTGAACTGGTGCGTCCACTATTCATGGGCGCGTCTACTTTCCCACCAATAGACATGTCAATTCCAATGGTCCCAGTGAAACTGATGCAACGAAAGTGCATCACAAAAAGGTTTGTGTTCAGTGGCTCGAAAATTGCTGCTTTGAGGACCAAAGTTGCCAGTACAAGCGTGCCAAAGCCATCGAGGGTGGAAGCTGTGTCGGGGCTTATCTGGAAGGGTGTAATGACTGCGGTAAGATCAAACTCGGGATGTTTCAGGCCATCCGTATGGGCATTTTCTGTGAATTTGCGTAAGAGGCTGGTCCCGGCCTTAGCAGAAAACTACTCGGGCAACTGCGTGGTGGGGTTCATTGGTCCAAAGATTATGGAAGATAAAGAACTAGAATTGCAAGGGCTAGTGGGTAGAATAAGCAAAGAAATggataaatttggtgaaaattatgcgaAAAAACTTCAGGTGAAGGGAGCTTTATTAGCAATTCGTGAGTTTTCAAAGGAGTTTGGAGAGATTGCCACTAGTGATAATATAGACTTCTATATCTGCTCTAGCTGGTGCAAATACGGCATATATGATACTGATTTCGGATGGGGAAGGCCCATATGGGTGAGCAAAACTAGCAGAAAAGTAAGGAATGTTGCTATTTTGATGGATACAAGTGATGGCGATGGAATAGAAGCATGGTTGACTTTGAGTGAAGAAGACATGGCCTTGCTCGAATCTAACCAAGAGCTGCTTGAATTTGCTGCGCTGAATCCTAGTGTACCTCTTAGCTAG
- the LOC110640500 gene encoding stemmadenine O-acetyltransferase, giving the protein MAMAMKVEIIHKETIKPSSPTPPDLKTLKLSLLDQFTPATYTPIILFYPAGAERSQNLKTSLSETLTLWYPLAGRLKDNAYIKCEDQGAKYVEARIKCPLSDILNKPDVEVLKQFLPASIESPEAATGNFLLVQATFFDCGGLAIGVCISHKMADAATLNTFVRSWAATANSSSELVRPVFMGASIFPPIDLSIPMTPVELMQRKCITKRFVFSASKLAALRAKVASTSVPKPSRVEAVSGLIWKGVMTAVRSNFGCFRPSVWSISVNLRKRLVPALPENYSGNCVGFIGPKNIEDNELELQELVGRIRKEMEEFGENYVKKIQEDGALLAICDFSKEFGELAKSNHTDFYVCSSWCKFDIYGADFGWGRPIWVSSTSTEVRNVAILMDTRDGDGIEAWLTLSEEDMALLESNQELLEFAALNPSVPLS; this is encoded by the coding sequence ATGGCTATGGCCATGAAAGTTGAGATCATACACAAAGAAACCATCAAACCATCTTCTCCAACCCCACCTGACCTTAAAACCCTCAAGCTTTCCCTTCTGGATCAGTTCACTCCTGCCACTTATACACCAATAATTCTCTTTTACCCTGCAGGTGCTGAAAGATCACAAAACCTAAAGACATCGCTATCTGAAACCTTAACTCTCTGGTACCCACTTGCAGGCAGGCTCAAAGATAATGCCTATATAAAGTGTGAAGATCAGGGAGCTAAATATGTTGAAGCTCGCATCAAATGTCCTCTCTCAGATATTCTCAATAAGCCTGACGTAGAGGTGCTAAAGCAATTCCTGCCTGCGAGTATAGAATCTCCTGAAGCAGCGACGGGTAATTTTTTACTCGTCCAAGCCACTTTCTTTGACTGCGGTGGCTTGGCAATTGGGGTTTGTATCTCGCATAAGATGGCTGATGCAGCCACATTAAACACATTCGTTAGAAGCTGGGCTGCAACAGCCAATAGCTCGAGTGAACTGGTACGTCCTGTATTCATGGGTGCATCTATTTTCCCACCAATAGACTTGTCAATTCCAATGACCCCAGTGGAGCTGATGCAACGAAAGTGCATCACAAAAAGGTTTGTGTTTAGTGCCTCGAAGCTTGCTGCTTTGAGGGCTAAAGTTGCCAGTACAAGCGTGCCAAAGCCATCGAGGGTGGAAGCTGTGTCGGGACTTATCTGGAAAGGTGTAATGACTGCGGTAAGATCAAACTTTGGATGTTTCAGGCCATCAGTATGGTCAATTTCTGTGAATTTGCGTAAGAGGCTGGTCCCAGCCTTACCAGAAAACTACTCGGGCAACTGCGTGGGGTTCATTGGTCCAAAGAATATTGAAGATAACGAGCTAGAATTGCAAGAGCTAGTGGGTAGAATAAGGAAAGAAATGGaagaatttggtgaaaattatgtgAAAAAAATTCAAGAGGATGGAGCTTTATTAGCAATTTGTGATTTTTCTAAGGAGTTTGGAGAGCTTGCCAAGAGTAATCATACTGACTTCTATGTCTGCTCTAGCTGGTGTAAATTCGACATATATGGTGCTGATTTCGGATGGGGAAGGCCCATATGGGTGAGCAGTACAAGCACAGAAGTAAGGAATGTTGCTATTTTGATGGATACTAGAGACGGCGATGGAATAGAAGCATGGTTGACTCTGAGTGAAGAAGACATGGCCTTGCTCGAATCTAATCAAGAGCTGCTTGAATTTGCTGCGCTGAATCCTAGTGTACCTCTTAGCTAG
- the LOC110640499 gene encoding BAHD acyltransferase At5g47980-like has protein sequence MEINVEIITRETIKPFYPAAPLSNIKLSLMDQFSPAAYGSMVLFYFLNGSTNQHLTVAEISQRLKTSLSKTLTRFYPLAGRIKDNTIIECNDDGAVFVEARVDFSLEKFLEKPEARATRKFIPVETESSEAYTGTLLLVQATYFACGGLALGVCTSHKIVDASSVCTFMKGWAATAIGSGQEAELPLFNAAATFPPQNYLPFKRSSVNLKIDKCVTKIFVFEASKIAILQTKAASESVKRTTRVEAVTALIWRCATKASRSKSKHSKPSVLAQAVDIRRRMVPVMPEHTFGNLLGHFASRATVNDIELASLVVQMRKGMQDFNENYVKKLQTGNAFMAICESSKEIGSLLQGENIDFYITTSLCRYPFYGFDFGWGKPDWAISPRDAYKNIIALMDTRDGDGIEAWVTLAAEDMQFFEQDQELLSFASLNPGISNPLKPKITYA, from the coding sequence ATGGAGATCAATGTCGAAATCATCACAAGAGAAACCATAAAACCATTTTATCCAGCAGCTCCCCTCAGCAATATCAAGCTCTCCCTTATGGATCAGTTTTCTCCTGCAGCTTATGGATCTATGGTCCTCTTCTATTTCTTGAACGGTAGCACCAATCAACACCTCACGGTTGCTGAGATCTCTCAGCGACTAAAGACATCACTGTCTAAAACCCTGACCAGATTCTACCCACTAGCTGGTAGAATCAAAGACAACACCATAATCGAATGTAACGATGATGGAGCTGTTTTTGTTGAAGCCCGAGTCGATTTCAGTCTAGAAAAGTTTCTTGAAAAACCTGAAGCTCGAGCTACAAGGAAATTCATTCCTGTAGAAACTGAATCCTCAGAAGCATATACAGGTACTTTACTACTTGTTCAAGCCACTTACTTTGCCTGTGGTGGGTTAGCACTCGGCGTATGCACTTCACACAAGATAGTTGATGCAAGCTCAGTTTGCACATTCATGAAAGGCTGGGCAGCCACAGCTATTGGGTCCGGGCAAGAAGCTGAGCTTCCATTATTTAATGCAGCAGCCACCTTTCCACCACAGAATTATCTCCCGTTTAAAAGATCAAGTGTCAACTTGAAGATAGATAAATGCGTTACGAAAATATTTGTCTTTGAGGCCTCAAAGATTGCTATCCTTCAAACCAAAGCTGCTAGTGAAAGTGTGAAACGGACAACACGAGTTGAAGCTGTGACAGCCCTAATTTGGAGATGTGCAACTAAAGCATCAAGATCAAAATCGAAGCATTCAAAGCCATCTGTTTTGGCTCAAGCTGTGGATATACGCAGACGGATGGTGCCTGTCATGCCTGAACACACCTTTGGAAACTTGTTGGGGCACTTTGCCTCAAGGGCAACAGTGAACGACATAGAATTGGCAAGCTTGGTTGTTCAGATGCGGAAGGGAATGCAAgattttaatgaaaattatgtAAAGAAACTGCAAACAGGCAATGCTTTCATGGCTATATGTGAATCTTCCAAGGAAATAGGAAGCTTGCTTCAAGGAGAAAATATAGACTTCTATATAACAACCAGTTTGTGTAGGTATCCATTTTATGGGTTTGATTTTGGGTGGGGAAAGCCTGACTGGGCGATTTCTCCAAGGGATGCTTACAAGAATATTATTGCACTAATGGACACTAGAGATGGGGATGGAATTGAGGCTTGGGTGACTTTAGCTGCAGAAGACATGCAATTTTTTGAACAGGATCAAGAGCTGCTTAGTTTTGCTTCTTTGAATCCCGGTATCTCCAATCCATTGAAGCCCAAGATCACTTACGCTTGA
- the LOC131181468 gene encoding BAHD acyltransferase BIA1-like → MAMAMEIITRETIKPSSPTPIHLRNFKLSLLDQLAPVCYGSLLLFYSINAQINHHLTLSERSQLLKTSLSETLTRFYPLAGRVKDDTSIECNDYGVVFVETQVNCFLSMFLGKPDTQMIRTLIPIEIESPEARNGSLLQVQVNCFSCGGLAIGVCISQKISDAITAAIFIKDWAATAARASSGAGSTLQAEALLPLFNAASIFPPRNFSFTKPTSRLNKEVYDTKRFVFEASKITALKAKAASESVKNPTRVEAVTGLIWKCAMNASRSHTQHFRLSILSQSVNIRRRITPPLPEHTIGNLAGHFASKVTEGEIELASLVSHLREGVKDFGENYVKKLRGDDVFVALRESFKEARHILQDGNIDFYISTSLCRFPFYDIDFGWGKPLWVTVPIGAFKNVIVMIDGRDGDGIEAWVTLTEEDMAFFERDRDLLAFACLNPSVPSNPITPKSCL, encoded by the coding sequence ATGGCAATGGCAATGGAGATCATTACTCGGGAAACCATCAAACCATCCTCTCCAACCCCAATTCACCTCAGGAATTTCAAGCTCTCCCTTCTTGATCAGCTTGCTCCTGTGTGTTATGGATCTCTGCTTCTCTTCTACTCTATAAATGCCCAAATCAATCACCACCTTACACTTTCAGAAAGATCCCAGCTTTTGAAGACATCGTTATCTGAAACCTTAACCCGATTCTACCCACTAGCCGGTAGAGTCAAAGATGATACATCAATCGAATGTAACGATTATGGGGTTGTTTTTGTTGAAACACAAGTCAACTGTTTTCTCTCAATGTTTCTCGGAAAACCTGATACCCAGATGATAAGAACATTGATTCCTATTGAAATTGAATCACCAGAAGCACGCAACGGTAGTTTGCTACAGGTTCAAGTCAATTGTTTTTCCTGTGGCGGGTTGGCAATTGGGGTGTGCATTTCGCAGAAGATATCAGATGCAATTACAGCGGCCATATTCATCAAGGATTGGGCAGCCACGGCTGCTAGAGCTAGTTCTGGTGCAGGTTCTACCCTGCAGGCTGAGGCTCTGCTTCCATTATTTAATGCAGCATCTATTTTCCCACCTCGAAATTTCTCGTTCACAAAGCCAACTTCCAGGCTGAATAAAGAGGTGTACGATACAAAGAGATTTGTCTTTGAAGCCTCGAAGATCACTGCTCTTAAGGCTAAAGCTGCCAGTGAAAGTGTGAAAAATCCAACAAGAGTTGAAGCCGTGACAGGGCTCATCTGGAAATGCGCAATGAATGCTTCAAGATCACACACACAGCATTTCAGGCTATCCATACTCTCCCAATCTGTGAATATACGCAGAAGAATAACACCTCCATTGCCTGAGCACACTATTGGGAACCTTGCAGGACACTTCGCTTCAAAGGTTACAGAGGGCGAGATAGAATTGGCAAGCTTAGTTAGTCATCTGAGAGAAGGGGTGAAAgattttggtgaaaattatgtGAAGAAACTTCGAGGAGATGATGTTTTTGTGGCTCTTCGTGAATCTTTCAAGGAAGCACGACACATACTTCAAGATGGCAATATAGACTTCTATATAAGCACCAGTTTGTGCAGGTTTCCATTCTACGATATTGATTTTGGCTGGGGAAAGCCCTTGTGGGTGACAGTTCCAATTGGGGCTTTCAAGAATGTTATTGTAATGATAGACGGTAGAGATGGGGATGGAATTGAGGCTTGGGTGACTCTGACTGAAGAAGACATGGCATTTTTTGAACGTGATCGAGATTTGCTTGCATTTGCTTGTTTGAATCCTAGTGTACCCTCCAATCCCATCACCCCCAAGTCCTGTCTTTGA
- the LOC110640502 gene encoding stemmadenine O-acetyltransferase-like, which yields MEEVQAISKELIKPSSPTPHHLRHYKLSFLDQISVPIFMPLVLFYPREINTNNKERCDLIKKSLSEALTHFYPLAGRVIDNMYIDCNDEGAHFVEACAKCTLSDILQNPNPSDLNKLLPYELDHVNDLAAVFQVTFFECGGMAIGFGMSHKVGDALSFFMFLNSWAAIARGDNSVSVPCFNSALLFPPKNISGFQPRTGIMKDNIVTKRFVFVASTIAALRAKYSDDSSSKSPRRPTRVEALSAFIWSRFMATTKPEAHSSDKIYTVLHAVNLRPRMNPPLQELYFGNISRIAVAVANMEAKENKSYGIVSQMRDAIRNVNLDYVMKLQERDGHLNFMKYRAEKVMKGEVVSFSFTSLCRFPIYEADFGWGKPVWVSSASLTFKNLVVFLDTKEEDGIEAWINLKQEDMAKFEADKELLAHVSPNPNMKISSF from the coding sequence ATGGAGGAAGTTCAGGCTATCTCCAAGGAGCTTATCAAGCCATCTTCACCCACCCCTCACCACCTTCGCCATTACAAACTCTCCTTTCTTGATCAAATCTCAGTCCCAATTTTTATGCCTTTGGTGCTCTTCTATCCTAGAGAAATCAACACCAACAACAAAGAAAGATGTGACCTGATCAAGAAATCTTTATCAGAGGCTTTAACCCATTTCTACCCTCTAGCAGGACGAGTCATAGACAACATGTACATTGACTGTAATGATGAGGGTGCCCACTTCGTGGAAGCCTGCGCCAAATGCACACTTTCAGATATTCTTCAAAACCCAAATCCTAGCGATCTCAACAAGTTGCTTCCATATGAACTTGATCATGTTAATGACTTGGCTGCTGTTTTCCAAGTCACTTTCTTTGAGTGTGGAGGAATGGCCATTGGTTTTGGTATGTCTCACAAGGTTGGAGACGCCTTGTCTTTCTTTATGTTCCTCAACAGCTGGGCTGCAATTGCTCGCGGGGATAATTCTGTATCTGTCCCTTGCTTTAATTCTGCCTTGCTCTTTCCACCCAAAAACATTTCTGGGTTTCAGCCCAGAACTGGGATTATGAAGGATAACATTGTCACAAAGAGGTTTGTGTTCGTTGCCTCCACCATTGCAGCTCTTAGAGCTAAATATTCTGATGATAGCAGCAGTAAGTCCCCGAGACGCCCAACCCGAGTTGAAGCCTTATCAGCTTTCATATGGAGCAGATTTATGGCTACCACTAAACCTGAAGCACATAGTTCTGATAAAATCTACACAGTGCTTCATGCAGTAAACCTGCGGCCAAGAATGAATCCGCCTCTACAAGAGCTGTATTTTGGGAATATTAGCAGGATAGCAGTAGCAGTGGCTAACATGGAAGCTAAAGAGAATAAGAGTTATGGAATTGTGAGCCAGATGAGAGATGCCATAAGAAATGTGAACCTGGATTATGTGATGAAGCTTCAAGAGCGTGATGGGCACTTGAATTTTATGAAATACAGGGCTGAGAAAGTCATGAAAGGAGAGGTGGTCTCTTTTAGCTTCACTAGTTTGTGCAGGTTTCCTATATATGAAGCTGATTTTGGGTGGGGGAAGCCTGTGTGGGTAAGCTCGGCTAGCCTGACTTTCAAGAATCTGGTGGTGTTCTTGGACACCAAAGAAGAAGATGGTATAGAGGCGTGGATCAACTTGAAGCAGGAAGACATGGCTAAGTTTGAAGCTGACAAGGAACTTCTTGCACATGTATCTCCAAACCCTAATATGAAGATTTCATCCTTTTAA